A stretch of Faecalibacterium duncaniae DNA encodes these proteins:
- a CDS encoding ABC transporter substrate-binding protein: MKQSISRRQFLKASGLAAAGACAAGLLSSCGGKSGGSSSGSASGADTSKYTVLYSSQPATLNYLTTATDLEMVVGANCVDTLVEYDNKGVMREGLATKWEWDADTLTWTFTLREENWVDNNGEVVAPVTAQDFVDALQYVLTPDYASSNVGLVTAYIAGANDYYNYHVYLTNAENGTVDDDGTTYVTDGSGNVTVTAADGTASTYAPVDFDSVGVTAVDDHTLAYTLTYDFPGFLSLLCYLPYEPAYGPLLSEMGDQYATSAETLYSCGAFYLSDYESLETWIMKKNPENYDADNVFIDTISRIYNAEAAVNGPEMIKRGEIDEATIGSDILDSWLADDTTKDMVSMDRPNTNYTYFYMFNFMPFAHEFSNWNVEGVDAEYEPENWAKAINNTNFRKAFLYGINNAVTLAVSAPLGYDSYKLNTITPPNFCATADGVDYTQCGGLADLTEFFDEAKAKEYRDAAIEELTAQGVTFPIKVQLPYNPSSTDWDKQCQVLKQQLEGVLNDGTDFIDIIITAGPSDSFLSAVRRNGKFEFLLCNWGADYSDPETETDPFYQAKDSRGMRYAYLRTGVEDGFITGETADAVMAYMNAIEAAKQITDDIDARYKAFADAETLLITNALVIPRGMSVPAYLATRLNYWEGQYASTGFSNKRLKGIHVLDHYVSMDEYEANRDAR; the protein is encoded by the coding sequence ATGAAACAGTCTATTTCTCGTCGTCAGTTCCTCAAGGCAAGCGGCCTGGCAGCCGCAGGTGCCTGCGCCGCCGGTCTGCTGTCCAGCTGCGGCGGCAAGAGCGGCGGCAGCTCCTCCGGTTCTGCTTCCGGTGCGGATACCAGCAAGTACACCGTGCTTTATTCCAGCCAGCCTGCAACCCTGAACTATCTGACCACCGCCACCGACCTGGAAATGGTCGTGGGTGCAAACTGCGTGGACACCCTGGTCGAGTACGACAACAAGGGCGTGATGCGCGAGGGCCTGGCCACCAAGTGGGAGTGGGATGCCGACACCCTGACCTGGACCTTCACCCTGCGTGAGGAGAACTGGGTGGACAACAACGGCGAAGTCGTTGCCCCCGTGACCGCACAGGATTTTGTGGATGCCCTGCAGTATGTGCTGACCCCGGATTACGCTTCCTCCAACGTGGGCCTGGTCACCGCCTACATTGCCGGTGCGAATGATTATTACAACTATCACGTCTACCTGACCAATGCTGAAAACGGCACTGTGGACGATGACGGCACCACCTATGTCACCGATGGCAGCGGCAACGTGACCGTGACCGCAGCAGACGGCACTGCTTCCACCTACGCCCCCGTGGACTTTGATTCCGTGGGCGTGACCGCTGTGGATGACCACACCCTGGCCTACACCCTGACTTACGATTTCCCCGGCTTCCTGAGCCTGCTGTGCTACCTGCCCTATGAGCCCGCCTACGGCCCCCTGCTGAGCGAGATGGGCGACCAGTATGCCACCAGCGCCGAGACCCTGTACAGCTGCGGTGCTTTCTACCTGTCCGATTACGAGTCTCTGGAAACCTGGATCATGAAGAAGAACCCCGAGAACTATGATGCGGACAATGTCTTTATCGACACCATCAGCCGCATTTACAATGCCGAGGCTGCCGTGAACGGCCCCGAGATGATCAAGCGCGGCGAGATCGACGAAGCCACCATCGGTTCCGACATTCTGGACAGCTGGCTGGCTGACGATACCACCAAGGACATGGTCTCCATGGATCGTCCCAACACCAACTACACCTACTTCTACATGTTCAACTTCATGCCCTTTGCACACGAGTTCTCCAACTGGAACGTTGAGGGCGTGGATGCAGAATACGAACCCGAGAACTGGGCCAAGGCCATCAACAACACCAACTTCCGCAAGGCCTTCCTGTACGGCATCAACAACGCCGTTACGCTGGCTGTCAGCGCACCTCTGGGCTATGACAGCTACAAGCTGAACACCATCACTCCCCCGAACTTCTGCGCCACCGCCGATGGCGTGGACTACACCCAGTGCGGCGGCCTGGCCGACCTGACCGAGTTCTTTGACGAGGCCAAGGCCAAGGAGTACCGTGATGCCGCCATTGAGGAGCTGACCGCACAGGGGGTCACCTTCCCCATCAAGGTGCAGCTGCCCTACAACCCCTCCTCCACCGACTGGGACAAGCAGTGCCAGGTGCTCAAGCAGCAGCTGGAGGGTGTGCTGAACGACGGCACCGACTTCATCGACATCATCATCACCGCCGGCCCCTCCGACAGCTTCCTGTCTGCTGTGCGCCGCAACGGCAAGTTCGAGTTCCTGCTCTGCAACTGGGGCGCTGACTACTCCGACCCCGAGACCGAGACCGACCCGTTCTATCAGGCTAAGGATTCCCGTGGAATGCGCTATGCTTACCTGCGCACCGGCGTGGAAGACGGCTTCATCACCGGCGAGACCGCAGATGCTGTCATGGCCTACATGAACGCCATCGAGGCTGCAAAGCAGATCACCGATGACATCGATGCCCGCTACAAGGCCTTTGCCGATGCCGAGACTCTGCTCATCACCAACGCACTGGTCATTCCGCGCGGCATGAGCGTGCCCGCCTATCTGGCGACCCGCCTGAACTACTGGGAGGGCCAGTACGCTTCCACCGGCTTCTCCAATAAGCGCCTGAAGGGCATCCACGTCCTCGACCACTATGTCTCCATGGACGAGTACGAAGCAAACCGTGACGCTCGCTAA
- the atpD gene encoding F0F1 ATP synthase subunit beta, with translation MIQGTIIRVAGPVVDVKFTGGKLPALQEALTVTAEGTERTMEVAQHVDETTVRCIMLSASEGLGKGMEVTATGHGLNAPVGEGTLGRMFDPLGRPIDGKGPVDDLPHWPIHRKAPSFAEQKPATEILETGIKVIDLLAPYAKGGKIGLFGGAGVGKTVLIQELIHNVATEHGGYSIFTGVGERSREGCDLWGEMNASGVLNKTALVFGQMNEPPGARMRVAETGLTMAEYFREETHKDVLLFIDNIFRFVQAGSEVSALMGRMPSAVGYQPTLANELGALQERITSTRDGSITSVQAVYVPADDLTDPAPATTFAHLDATTVLSRKIVEQGIYPAVDPLASTSRILEADIVGEEHYRVARKVQATLQRYQELQDIIAILGMDELSEEDKLTVTRARKLQKFLSQPFAVAENFTGLKGVYVPLAETVKGFAAIVDGQCDDLPEWAFFNVGTLADARKKYADKQAEEKGGAN, from the coding sequence ATGATACAGGGAACTATTATTCGAGTAGCGGGCCCCGTGGTGGATGTCAAATTCACCGGGGGCAAGCTGCCTGCCCTGCAGGAAGCGCTGACCGTGACCGCAGAGGGCACTGAGCGCACCATGGAGGTGGCGCAGCACGTCGATGAAACGACGGTGCGCTGCATCATGCTTTCTGCCAGCGAGGGTCTGGGCAAGGGGATGGAAGTTACCGCCACCGGCCACGGCCTGAATGCCCCTGTGGGCGAGGGCACTCTGGGCCGCATGTTCGACCCGCTGGGCCGCCCCATCGACGGCAAAGGCCCGGTGGACGATCTGCCCCACTGGCCCATCCACCGCAAGGCCCCCAGCTTTGCGGAGCAGAAACCTGCAACTGAAATTCTGGAGACCGGCATCAAGGTCATCGACCTGCTGGCTCCCTACGCCAAGGGCGGCAAGATCGGCCTGTTCGGCGGTGCCGGTGTCGGCAAGACCGTGCTGATCCAGGAGCTGATCCACAACGTGGCCACCGAGCACGGCGGCTACTCCATCTTCACCGGTGTCGGCGAGCGCTCCCGTGAAGGCTGTGACCTCTGGGGCGAGATGAACGCTTCCGGCGTTCTGAATAAGACCGCGCTGGTCTTTGGTCAGATGAACGAGCCTCCCGGAGCCCGTATGCGGGTCGCCGAGACCGGCCTGACCATGGCAGAGTACTTCCGTGAGGAGACCCACAAGGACGTGCTGCTGTTCATCGATAACATCTTCCGTTTCGTGCAGGCAGGCAGCGAGGTCTCGGCCCTGATGGGCCGGATGCCCTCCGCCGTGGGCTATCAGCCTACCCTGGCCAATGAGCTGGGTGCCCTGCAGGAGCGCATCACCTCCACCCGCGACGGCTCCATCACCTCGGTGCAGGCCGTTTACGTCCCCGCCGACGACCTGACCGACCCGGCTCCTGCAACCACCTTCGCCCATCTGGACGCAACCACCGTTCTGAGCCGTAAGATCGTGGAGCAGGGCATCTACCCCGCTGTCGATCCGCTGGCTTCCACCTCTCGTATTCTGGAAGCCGATATCGTGGGCGAGGAACACTACCGTGTGGCCCGCAAGGTGCAGGCCACCCTGCAGCGCTATCAGGAGCTGCAGGACATCATCGCCATCCTGGGCATGGACGAGCTGAGCGAAGAGGACAAGCTCACCGTCACCCGTGCCCGCAAGCTGCAGAAGTTCCTCAGCCAGCCCTTTGCAGTGGCCGAGAACTTCACCGGCCTGAAGGGTGTGTACGTCCCGCTGGCAGAGACCGTCAAGGGCTTTGCCGCCATTGTGGACGGCCAGTGCGATGACCTGCCCGAGTGGGCATTCTTCAACGTGGGCACCCTTGCGGATGCCCGCAAGAAGTACGCAGACAAACAGGCGGAGGAAAAGGGCGGTGCCAACTGA
- the tig gene encoding trigger factor, translating into MSNNAKNLPEVKLGQYKGLAVTRHVRPLSEKTIDQEMVHQTRMRSVYHNSTAPAKRGSRVLLDFVGFMDGEEIPDSRMEKVMVVLGDGKLMPAAEDAIYGHTAGETFRFDFTYPEQFRVEELSGKTAQFEIKLHSVAEKTTPELNEEFARAQGYADLAAMREAVRAKKRKIHEDAADRAAGQELLAKAGANLTVDLPEAMLDRTADNEMRMLEQRLSRSNITLEKHCKNSHTTAAALRAGYRDAAERNLRSMLASRSIAEAENITVSTLEVNNEYRRLSQLQDTPEADIRRVLSPDTLAAALVAQKVQRFLLDNADITTVMDPEKE; encoded by the coding sequence ATGTCCAACAACGCAAAAAATCTACCAGAAGTAAAATTAGGCCAGTACAAGGGGCTGGCTGTCACCCGCCATGTGCGGCCGCTTTCCGAAAAGACCATTGACCAGGAGATGGTCCACCAGACCCGGATGCGCTCCGTCTACCACAACTCCACCGCCCCCGCCAAGCGCGGCAGCCGGGTTCTGCTGGATTTTGTCGGCTTCATGGACGGGGAGGAGATCCCCGACAGCCGGATGGAAAAGGTGATGGTGGTTCTGGGGGACGGCAAGCTGATGCCTGCCGCCGAAGATGCCATCTACGGCCACACCGCTGGCGAGACCTTCCGCTTTGATTTCACTTACCCGGAGCAGTTCCGGGTGGAGGAGCTCTCCGGCAAGACCGCGCAGTTTGAGATCAAGCTGCACTCCGTGGCCGAAAAGACCACCCCGGAGCTGAACGAGGAATTTGCCCGGGCACAGGGCTATGCAGACCTTGCCGCCATGCGCGAGGCCGTGCGGGCCAAAAAGCGGAAGATCCACGAAGATGCCGCCGACCGCGCCGCCGGGCAGGAACTGCTGGCAAAGGCCGGTGCCAACCTGACCGTGGACCTGCCCGAAGCCATGCTGGACCGCACCGCCGACAATGAGATGCGGATGCTGGAGCAGCGGCTCTCCCGCAGCAACATCACCCTGGAAAAGCACTGCAAGAACAGCCACACCACCGCTGCCGCCCTGCGGGCAGGCTACCGTGACGCTGCCGAGCGGAACCTGCGCTCCATGCTGGCCTCCCGCTCCATTGCCGAGGCCGAGAACATCACCGTGAGCACGCTGGAGGTCAACAACGAGTACCGCCGCCTGTCCCAGCTGCAGGACACCCCGGAGGCCGACATCCGCCGGGTGCTGAGCCCGGACACCCTTGCCGCCGCACTGGTTGCACAGAAAGTCCAGCGCTTCCTGCTGGACAACGCCGACATCACCACGGTGATGGACCCTGAAAAGGAGTGA
- the atpA gene encoding F0F1 ATP synthase subunit alpha has product MATEFSREFFSENRIVKADLRAAHQLREEDIARIKAEVKKLYDATEVILNVSVDESLLSGYVLQVGDRVFDNSGRHQLDQMMAGKPSLATLKTRIEDYKPAQTSAEGGVVISSADGIVQVEGMDKAVYGEIVTFENGAKGMVESVDPGKLGIMLFDGAETVGVGTLVTRSGKRAGIPVGDGFLGRVIDPLGEPIDGKGPVNAEGYNPIEKQAPGILERQSVDTPLHTGILAIDSMFPIGRGQRELIIGDRQTGKTSIATDAILNQKDTGVLCIYVAIGQKASSIARVAEDLKKHGAMSYTTIVAATASDSAPLQYIAPYAGTALAEYFMSKGKSVLIVYDDLSKHAVAYRAISLLLRRSPGREAYPGDVFYLHSRLLERSCRMRDDLGGGSITALPIVETQAGDVSAYIPTNVISITDGQIFLESALFNAGNRPAVNVGLSVSRVGGAAQTKAMKKANSNLRIELAQYKDMESFAQFSSDLDAETRRQLEHGKALTEMLKQPLYQPKSDAEQVVVLTLASHGMLDDLPLADQRAKTNAFVRQFHADVSGTMDAITSTGKITPEQVDTILTAWKAFAGGESNGIQ; this is encoded by the coding sequence ATGGCAACTGAGTTCAGCCGCGAATTCTTCTCTGAGAACCGCATCGTCAAGGCCGACCTGCGCGCCGCACACCAGCTCCGTGAAGAGGACATCGCCCGCATCAAGGCTGAGGTCAAGAAGCTCTATGATGCCACTGAGGTCATCCTGAATGTCTCGGTGGACGAGAGCCTGCTCTCCGGCTATGTGCTGCAGGTTGGCGACCGGGTATTCGACAACTCCGGCCGCCACCAGCTGGACCAGATGATGGCTGGCAAGCCCTCTCTGGCCACCCTCAAGACCCGCATCGAGGATTACAAGCCTGCCCAGACCTCTGCCGAGGGCGGCGTGGTCATCTCCTCTGCCGATGGCATCGTGCAGGTGGAGGGCATGGACAAGGCCGTTTATGGCGAGATCGTCACCTTTGAGAACGGTGCCAAGGGCATGGTCGAAAGTGTGGACCCGGGCAAGCTGGGCATTATGCTGTTCGACGGTGCCGAGACCGTGGGCGTGGGCACTCTGGTGACCCGCAGCGGCAAGCGCGCCGGCATCCCTGTGGGTGATGGTTTCCTGGGCCGCGTCATCGACCCGCTGGGCGAGCCCATTGACGGCAAGGGCCCGGTGAACGCCGAAGGCTACAACCCCATCGAGAAGCAGGCCCCCGGCATTCTGGAGCGCCAGAGCGTGGATACCCCGCTTCACACCGGCATCCTGGCCATCGACTCTATGTTCCCCATCGGCCGCGGCCAGCGTGAGCTGATCATCGGCGACCGCCAGACCGGCAAGACCTCCATTGCCACCGATGCCATCCTGAACCAGAAGGACACCGGCGTGCTCTGCATCTATGTTGCCATCGGCCAGAAGGCTTCCTCCATCGCCCGCGTGGCCGAGGACCTCAAGAAGCACGGTGCCATGAGCTACACCACCATCGTGGCCGCCACGGCTTCCGATTCCGCTCCCCTGCAGTACATCGCACCCTATGCGGGCACTGCACTGGCCGAGTATTTCATGTCCAAGGGCAAGAGCGTCCTGATCGTCTACGACGACCTTTCCAAGCATGCGGTGGCCTACCGTGCCATCTCCCTGCTGCTTCGCCGCTCTCCCGGCCGTGAGGCTTACCCCGGCGACGTGTTCTATCTGCATTCCCGTCTGCTGGAGCGCTCCTGCCGGATGCGCGACGATCTGGGCGGCGGTTCCATCACTGCCCTGCCCATCGTTGAGACCCAGGCGGGCGATGTCTCTGCTTACATCCCCACCAACGTCATCTCCATCACCGATGGTCAGATTTTCCTGGAAAGCGCCCTGTTCAACGCAGGCAACCGCCCCGCCGTCAATGTCGGCCTGTCGGTCTCCCGTGTGGGCGGCGCTGCCCAGACCAAGGCCATGAAAAAGGCCAATTCCAACCTGCGTATCGAGCTGGCCCAGTACAAGGATATGGAGTCCTTTGCCCAGTTCAGCTCTGATCTGGACGCTGAGACCCGCCGCCAGCTGGAACACGGCAAAGCCCTGACCGAGATGCTCAAGCAGCCGCTGTACCAGCCCAAGTCCGATGCCGAGCAGGTGGTCGTGCTGACCCTGGCTTCCCACGGGATGCTGGACGACCTGCCGCTGGCTGACCAGCGCGCAAAGACCAATGCCTTTGTGCGCCAGTTCCACGCCGATGTTTCCGGCACCATGGACGCGATCACGTCCACGGGCAAGATCACCCCGGAACAGGTGGACACCATCCTGACCGCGTGGAAGGCATTCGCGGGAGGGGAGAGCAATGGCATCCAGTAA
- the atpF gene encoding F0F1 ATP synthase subunit B, producing the protein MLTLNLNLLYTVVNVLILFLLLRKFLYKPVMGIIAQRQKQVDDALNAAETSKKEAAAAMNAAQDKLRNVDTEAAARRETYEQQAETAKQQLLAEAQKQADAIVAEGKAAAEAERQHKLREADAQTTALARAMCEKLLSRNLTEQDDSRLLDDLLEKAGAEHGN; encoded by the coding sequence ATGCTGACACTGAATCTGAATCTTCTGTATACAGTCGTCAACGTTCTGATTCTGTTTTTGCTGCTGCGGAAATTCCTGTACAAGCCTGTTATGGGGATCATCGCACAGCGTCAGAAACAGGTGGATGACGCACTGAACGCCGCCGAGACCTCCAAAAAGGAGGCCGCTGCGGCCATGAACGCTGCGCAGGACAAGCTGCGCAATGTGGACACCGAGGCTGCTGCCCGCCGCGAGACTTACGAGCAGCAGGCCGAAACTGCAAAGCAGCAGCTGCTGGCCGAGGCCCAGAAACAGGCCGATGCCATTGTAGCCGAGGGCAAGGCCGCTGCTGAGGCAGAGCGCCAGCACAAGCTGCGCGAAGCCGACGCACAGACCACCGCACTGGCCCGCGCCATGTGCGAGAAGCTGCTGAGCCGGAACCTGACCGAGCAGGACGATTCCCGTTTGCTGGACGATCTGCTGGAGAAAGCAGGTGCTGAGCATGGCAACTGA
- a CDS encoding 4Fe-4S dicluster domain-containing protein, whose product MSIFTRYAMDALMKTTHPEVNRKQCWNLHPHRTPCTACKDICPYGDEIFTRPNLVKDWDPCTDCGLCVSACRSGCIAPSPEQVQRDISPADSDGDTIWIGCEKSTRKNTVVRTCVSAYSWEALAYLALNKKIVLDLTPCGECENDVCAEHLRAVLTRLVEFFGQPLFEARFTLAYELDDAPFHVKEYSRREMMEQVTSGSKKGTKQLLRMLPGLRSEDESSQDFRLLLHQYTKQLKAVSETPLRYGYHLPNFTQKCFACGRCEKSCRSGAIKFEDLPDGQTRAVITPWKCSECGVCVAACSNGGLDGLKLRQLTSLGPVSVYKCTKTLCKECGKPIAPNCADGICSVCRIKLRTKKRQEEAVARAKERQAEREAKKAAEAAAKELAEEIKNASPSQPPIGGSSPEGGAPGVPVTSTVNE is encoded by the coding sequence ATGAGTATCTTTACGCGCTACGCCATGGATGCGCTGATGAAGACCACCCACCCCGAAGTGAACCGCAAGCAGTGCTGGAACCTGCACCCCCACCGCACCCCCTGCACAGCCTGCAAGGATATCTGCCCCTATGGTGATGAGATCTTCACCCGCCCCAACCTCGTCAAGGACTGGGATCCCTGCACCGACTGCGGCCTGTGTGTTTCAGCCTGCCGGTCGGGCTGCATTGCCCCCTCGCCGGAGCAGGTGCAGCGGGATATCTCCCCTGCCGACAGCGATGGTGACACCATCTGGATCGGCTGCGAAAAATCCACCCGGAAAAACACCGTGGTGCGCACCTGCGTCTCGGCCTATTCGTGGGAAGCGCTGGCCTACCTTGCCCTGAACAAGAAGATCGTCCTCGACCTGACCCCCTGCGGCGAGTGCGAGAACGATGTCTGCGCCGAGCATCTGCGTGCCGTTCTGACCCGGCTGGTGGAGTTCTTCGGCCAGCCCCTGTTCGAGGCCCGGTTCACGCTGGCATACGAGCTGGACGATGCCCCCTTCCATGTCAAGGAATATTCCCGCCGTGAGATGATGGAGCAGGTGACCTCCGGCTCCAAAAAGGGCACCAAGCAGCTGCTGCGGATGCTGCCCGGCCTGCGCAGCGAGGACGAGAGCAGCCAGGATTTCCGGCTGCTGCTCCACCAGTACACCAAGCAGCTCAAGGCGGTGTCCGAAACGCCCCTGCGCTATGGCTACCACCTGCCCAACTTCACCCAGAAGTGCTTTGCCTGCGGCCGGTGTGAGAAGAGCTGCCGCAGCGGTGCCATCAAGTTTGAGGACCTGCCCGACGGCCAGACCCGCGCGGTGATCACGCCGTGGAAGTGCAGCGAGTGCGGGGTCTGCGTTGCCGCCTGCTCCAACGGCGGTCTGGACGGCCTGAAGCTGCGCCAGCTCACCAGCCTTGGCCCCGTCAGTGTCTACAAGTGCACCAAGACCCTCTGCAAGGAATGCGGCAAGCCCATTGCGCCCAACTGTGCGGACGGCATCTGTTCGGTCTGCCGCATCAAGCTGCGCACCAAAAAGCGTCAGGAGGAGGCTGTGGCCCGCGCCAAGGAGCGTCAGGCCGAGCGCGAGGCCAAAAAGGCTGCAGAAGCAGCTGCAAAGGAGCTGGCAGAAGAAATTAAAAATGCCTCACCCTCTCAGCCGCCTATCGGCGGCAGCTCCCCCGAAGGGGGAGCCCCTGGCGTTCCGGTCACTTCCACTGTAAATGAATAA
- a CDS encoding F0F1 ATP synthase subunit A has translation MNALTAALKEELNVDMVTVFGLSIPESVVVSWGIMAFLVIGSILLTRNLRVDHITKRQAILETVVTTINDFFVGLLGESGKRYVPYLMSVALYIGCSNLIGVFGIKPPTKDLNVTAALALMSICLIEYAGIHARGGVGFLKSLAAPTPIMAPMNVLEVAIRPTSLCMRLFGNVLGAFVIMELIKLVVPVFVPAIFSLYFDLFDGLIQTYVFVFLTSLFMKETMGDEE, from the coding sequence ATGAATGCGTTGACTGCTGCTTTGAAAGAAGAGCTGAATGTTGACATGGTCACGGTGTTCGGGCTTTCCATTCCGGAGTCCGTGGTCGTGAGCTGGGGCATCATGGCGTTTCTTGTCATCGGCTCCATCCTGCTGACGCGGAATCTGCGGGTGGATCACATCACCAAGCGGCAGGCCATCCTGGAAACGGTCGTTACTACGATCAATGATTTCTTTGTGGGCCTGCTGGGCGAAAGTGGAAAGCGCTATGTCCCCTATCTGATGAGCGTGGCGCTGTACATCGGCTGCTCCAACCTGATCGGTGTGTTCGGCATCAAGCCCCCCACAAAGGACCTGAACGTCACGGCGGCCCTTGCTCTGATGAGCATCTGCCTGATCGAGTATGCCGGCATCCATGCACGCGGCGGCGTTGGCTTCCTCAAGAGCCTGGCTGCCCCCACCCCCATCATGGCCCCCATGAACGTGCTGGAGGTGGCCATCCGGCCCACCAGCCTGTGCATGCGACTGTTCGGCAACGTGCTGGGCGCTTTTGTCATTATGGAGCTGATCAAGCTGGTGGTGCCTGTGTTCGTGCCTGCCATCTTCAGCTTGTATTTTGACCTGTTCGATGGTCTGATCCAGACCTACGTCTTTGTGTTCCTTACCTCTTTGTTTATGAAGGAGACCATGGGAGACGAAGAGTAA
- a CDS encoding Dabb family protein has translation MVKHIILWQLKDELSTAEKAEIKANIKTGLEGLAGQIPGLVEVHVNINGLPSSNADLMLDTTFTDAAALKGYSTHPAHVAVADGKVRPYTKTRVCLDFEV, from the coding sequence ATGGTCAAGCATATCATTCTCTGGCAGCTCAAGGACGAGCTTTCTACCGCCGAAAAGGCAGAAATCAAGGCGAACATCAAAACCGGACTGGAGGGCCTGGCAGGGCAGATCCCGGGGCTTGTGGAGGTGCATGTGAACATCAACGGCCTGCCCTCTTCCAACGCAGACCTGATGCTGGACACCACCTTTACCGATGCAGCCGCCCTCAAGGGCTACTCCACCCACCCCGCCCACGTGGCTGTGGCCGATGGCAAGGTGCGCCCTTACACCAAGACCCGCGTCTGCCTGGATTTTGAAGTGTAA
- the atpG gene encoding ATP synthase F1 subunit gamma: protein MASSKLLKERIESIQDTMKITNAMYLISSSKLRKARQNYQNVLPYFTRMRDTISRVVPHLPDEPEHPFFHERDLENPKRAYIVLTADKGMAGAYNQNLLKFLREHADQNDRFYVIGQVGYRALFHKDPRLVEDFHYGATAPTLQRARDITVDAIDDFKSGKLDEIYIVYTKIQNALTSEPVMERLLPLDRAHLTPAPKGLGDPRGEVEMFPDAWTVFEQTAPIYMHGMIFGAMTESFCAEQSARMTAMDSATKSAKDMIHDLELEYNRSRQGSITQEITEIIGGAAAVQNNE from the coding sequence ATGGCATCCAGTAAGCTGCTCAAGGAGCGGATCGAGAGCATTCAGGATACCATGAAGATCACGAATGCCATGTACCTGATCTCCTCCTCCAAGCTCCGCAAGGCCCGGCAGAACTACCAGAATGTTCTGCCCTACTTCACCCGGATGCGGGATACCATCTCCCGCGTGGTGCCCCACCTGCCCGACGAGCCGGAGCACCCCTTCTTCCACGAGCGGGATCTGGAGAACCCCAAGCGGGCCTACATCGTGCTGACCGCCGACAAGGGCATGGCCGGTGCTTACAACCAGAACCTGCTCAAGTTCCTGCGGGAGCACGCCGACCAGAACGACCGGTTCTATGTCATCGGTCAGGTAGGCTACCGTGCCCTGTTCCACAAGGATCCCCGTCTGGTGGAGGATTTCCATTACGGTGCCACGGCTCCCACCCTGCAGCGCGCCCGTGATATCACGGTGGATGCCATCGATGATTTCAAGTCCGGCAAGCTGGACGAGATCTACATCGTCTACACCAAGATCCAGAACGCGCTGACCAGCGAGCCGGTCATGGAACGCCTGCTGCCGCTGGACCGTGCCCACCTCACGCCCGCTCCCAAGGGTCTGGGCGACCCCCGCGGCGAGGTGGAGATGTTCCCGGATGCCTGGACGGTGTTCGAGCAGACGGCCCCCATCTATATGCACGGCATGATCTTTGGTGCCATGACCGAGAGCTTCTGCGCCGAGCAGAGCGCCCGCATGACCGCCATGGATTCCGCCACCAAGAGCGCCAAGGATATGATCCACGATCTGGAGCTGGAATACAACCGCTCCCGTCAGGGTTCCATCACCCAGGAGATCACCGAGATCATCGGCGGCGCGGCGGCAGTACAGAATAACGAGTAA
- the atpE gene encoding ATP synthase F0 subunit C, with translation MNGLIALGAGIAALTGIGGGIGIGIATGKATEAISRQPEASGKIQTNLLLGAALAEGTAIFGFVVALLIILFLG, from the coding sequence ATGAACGGACTTATCGCTCTGGGCGCTGGCATTGCAGCGCTGACTGGTATTGGCGGCGGCATTGGCATCGGCATTGCAACCGGCAAGGCAACCGAGGCTATTTCCCGCCAGCCCGAGGCTTCCGGCAAGATCCAGACCAACCTGCTGCTGGGTGCTGCTCTGGCCGAAGGTACTGCAATTTTCGGTTTCGTCGTTGCACTGCTGATCATCCTGTTCCTGGGTTGA